In Alloyangia pacifica, the following proteins share a genomic window:
- the ccoO gene encoding cytochrome-c oxidase, cbb3-type subunit II, translating to MSILDKHGILEKNVTLLAIFAFLVVTIGGLVQIVPLFYLENTIEDVEGMRPYTPLELAGRDIYIREGCYVCHSQMIRPMRDEVERYGHYSLAAESQYDHPFQWGSKRTGPDLARVGGRYSDEWHVDHLTDPQSVVPESVMPKYGFLSAKLIDGQYMEDLLATHRMVGVPYTDEMVENASADFRVQANPDLDYDGLLERYGEKVSVRNFDGEPGISEMDALVAYLQMLGTLVDFSTFTPDASR from the coding sequence ATGAGCATTCTCGACAAACACGGGATCCTTGAAAAGAACGTCACGCTGCTGGCCATTTTCGCCTTCCTGGTGGTGACCATCGGCGGGCTGGTGCAGATCGTGCCGCTCTTCTACCTGGAAAACACCATCGAGGACGTGGAGGGCATGCGCCCCTACACCCCGCTGGAGCTGGCCGGGCGCGACATCTACATCCGCGAGGGCTGCTACGTCTGCCACAGCCAGATGATCCGCCCGATGCGCGACGAAGTGGAGCGCTACGGCCATTACTCGCTGGCGGCGGAATCGCAGTACGACCACCCGTTCCAATGGGGTTCGAAGCGGACGGGGCCCGACCTCGCCCGCGTCGGGGGCCGCTACTCGGACGAGTGGCATGTCGATCACCTGACCGACCCGCAGTCGGTCGTGCCGGAATCGGTGATGCCCAAGTACGGCTTCCTGTCGGCCAAGCTGATCGACGGGCAGTACATGGAAGACCTTCTGGCCACCCACCGCATGGTCGGCGTGCCCTATACCGACGAGATGGTCGAGAACGCCTCGGCCGACTTCCGGGTGCAGGCCAACCCCGATCTCGACTACGACGGGCTGCTCGAGCGCTATGGCGAGAAGGTCAGCGTGCGCAACTTCGACGGCGAACCGGGCATCTCGGAAATGGATGCGCTGGTGGCCTACCTGCAGATGCTCGGCACGCTGGTCGATTTCTCGACCTTCACGCCCGACGCCAGCCGCTGA
- a CDS encoding universal stress protein, giving the protein MGYKSILTVVTDEAFLESTIDHAAAVAACWDAHLDVLAFGVDRTQTGYYYAGADAIILQETLDRASNDATALATAAKARLNRFDLRWAVEEGVAQLADIGRHVAGRARFADMVVLPKPYGPDRGVELEPVVEGALFEGQAPVLVVPRASDPSSKPKRVVLGWNESAEALRSVRAAMPILKEAEAVHVVVIDPPQHGPNRSDPGGMLSQYLSRHGVSAEIDVLTKTMPRISDILNRHVQDVDGDMIIMGAYGHSRFREAILGGATRNMLELAEVPVFLAH; this is encoded by the coding sequence ATGGGCTACAAATCAATACTTACGGTTGTGACCGACGAGGCCTTCCTGGAGTCGACGATCGACCACGCCGCCGCGGTTGCCGCGTGCTGGGACGCCCATCTGGATGTGCTCGCCTTCGGCGTCGACCGCACCCAGACCGGCTATTATTACGCCGGCGCCGATGCGATCATTCTGCAGGAAACGCTCGACCGCGCTTCTAATGATGCCACGGCGCTTGCCACGGCGGCGAAGGCGCGGCTGAACCGCTTCGACCTGCGTTGGGCGGTCGAGGAGGGTGTCGCGCAATTGGCCGACATCGGTCGCCACGTGGCGGGTCGGGCGCGGTTTGCCGACATGGTGGTGCTGCCCAAGCCCTATGGCCCGGACCGCGGCGTCGAGCTGGAGCCGGTGGTCGAGGGCGCGCTCTTCGAGGGGCAGGCCCCGGTGCTGGTGGTGCCGCGCGCCTCGGACCCGTCGAGCAAGCCCAAGCGCGTCGTGCTGGGCTGGAACGAAAGCGCCGAGGCGCTGCGCTCGGTGCGCGCCGCCATGCCGATCCTCAAGGAGGCCGAGGCGGTGCACGTGGTGGTCATCGATCCGCCGCAGCACGGGCCGAACCGCTCCGATCCGGGCGGCATGCTGTCGCAATACCTGTCGCGCCACGGGGTGAGCGCCGAGATCGACGTACTGACCAAGACCATGCCGCGGATCTCCGATATCCTGAACCGCCACGTGCAGGACGTGGACGGTGACATGATCATCATGGGTGCATATGGCCATTCCCGCTTCCGCGAGGCGATCCTCGGCGGCGCGACGCGGAACATGCTGGAGTTGGCAGAGGTACCGGTCTTTCTGGCGCATTGA
- the hemN gene encoding oxygen-independent coproporphyrinogen III oxidase: protein MITRAQLSRLGLFDAKVPRYTSYPTAPHFSGDVTPGDFANWIRAVPENGTVSLYLHVPFCRRLCWFCACRTQGTATLAPVESYVETLKAELDLLKRHLPRGVKLSRLHWGGGTPTLLTPELMRALIDKVAEVADFAEGAEFSVEIDPNEIDGERLDVLAAGGMNRVSIGVQDFDPEIQKTIGREQSYEVTRRAIEMVRERGIGSLNADILYGLPHQTKARITESVQKLLSLGPDRVALYGYAHVPWMAKRQQMIPSDALPTPNERFDLFETARQLFAWDGYAEIGIDHFAVPDDGLAIAQKTGKLRRNFQGYTDDTSEVLIGVGASSISRFPQGFAQNAPATSAHVAAIREGRFSTARGHTFRGEDKLRSRMIEMLMCDFRIRSEELIRDYGASEAMLAGLYRDANARFDGLLEITEDGLFVPVEARPLTRMVARSFDVYELSKAGHSSAI from the coding sequence ATGATTACGCGAGCACAACTCTCCCGCCTTGGCCTCTTCGACGCGAAGGTTCCCCGGTACACCAGCTACCCGACGGCCCCGCATTTCTCGGGCGACGTCACCCCGGGCGATTTCGCAAACTGGATCAGGGCCGTGCCCGAAAATGGCACGGTCTCACTCTACCTGCACGTGCCTTTCTGTCGCAGGCTGTGCTGGTTCTGCGCCTGCCGAACGCAGGGCACCGCGACCCTCGCGCCAGTGGAAAGCTATGTCGAGACGCTGAAGGCCGAGCTTGACCTGCTGAAGCGGCATCTGCCCCGGGGTGTCAAACTGTCGCGGCTGCACTGGGGCGGGGGCACGCCGACGCTGCTGACGCCCGAGCTGATGCGGGCACTGATCGACAAGGTCGCCGAAGTTGCCGATTTCGCCGAAGGGGCCGAGTTCTCGGTCGAGATCGACCCCAACGAGATCGACGGCGAGCGGCTCGACGTGCTGGCCGCCGGGGGGATGAACCGTGTCTCGATCGGGGTGCAGGACTTCGATCCCGAGATCCAGAAGACCATCGGCCGCGAGCAGAGCTACGAGGTGACCCGCCGCGCGATCGAGATGGTCCGCGAGCGCGGCATCGGCAGCCTCAACGCCGACATCCTCTACGGGCTGCCGCATCAGACAAAGGCGCGGATCACCGAGTCGGTGCAGAAGCTGCTGTCACTCGGGCCCGACCGCGTGGCGCTCTACGGGTACGCACATGTGCCTTGGATGGCCAAGCGCCAGCAGATGATCCCCTCGGACGCGCTGCCCACGCCGAACGAACGGTTCGACCTTTTCGAGACCGCGCGCCAGCTTTTTGCCTGGGATGGCTACGCCGAGATCGGCATCGACCATTTTGCCGTGCCCGATGACGGGTTGGCCATCGCGCAGAAGACCGGCAAGTTGCGGCGCAACTTCCAGGGCTACACCGACGACACGTCCGAGGTGCTGATCGGGGTGGGGGCCTCATCGATCTCGCGCTTTCCGCAGGGCTTCGCGCAGAATGCTCCGGCGACCTCGGCGCATGTGGCGGCGATCCGAGAGGGGCGTTTCTCGACAGCGCGCGGGCATACTTTCCGGGGCGAGGACAAGCTGCGCTCGCGGATGATCGAAATGCTGATGTGCGATTTCCGCATCCGCTCCGAGGAGCTGATCCGGGACTACGGCGCGAGCGAGGCGATGCTCGCGGGCCTGTACCGCGATGCCAATGCCCGCTTCGACGGGCTGCTGGAGATCACCGAGGACGGGCTCTTCGTCCCGGTGGAGGCACGGCCGCTGACCCGCATGGTGGCGCGCAGCTTCGATGTCTACGAGTTGTCGAAGGCCGGGCACAGCTCGGCGATCTGA
- the fnrL gene encoding transcriptional regulator FnrL, whose amino-acid sequence MLNEKSIAVSHDCNECPIRHRAVCARCESDELERLEEIKYYRKFEAGQTVIWSGDRMEFVGSVVSGIATLTQTMEDGRTQMVGLLLPSDFVGRPGRASAAYDVVATTDLVMCCFRKSPFEEMMMRTPHIAQRLLEMTLDELDAAREWMLVLGRKTAREKIASLLSIIARRDASINMRDVSAPGERITFDLPLTREAMADYLGLTLETVSRQVSALRKDGVIELEGKRHVTIPDMDRLLEEAGDDADGGVFA is encoded by the coding sequence ATGCTGAACGAAAAGAGCATCGCGGTTTCGCATGACTGCAACGAGTGCCCGATCCGCCACCGTGCGGTCTGCGCCCGCTGCGAGTCGGATGAGCTCGAGCGGCTCGAAGAAATCAAGTATTACCGCAAATTCGAAGCCGGGCAGACGGTGATCTGGTCCGGCGACCGGATGGAATTCGTCGGCTCGGTCGTCTCGGGCATCGCGACGCTCACCCAGACCATGGAAGACGGGCGCACCCAGATGGTCGGCCTGCTCCTGCCGTCGGATTTCGTCGGCCGTCCGGGCCGCGCCTCGGCCGCCTACGACGTGGTGGCAACCACCGACCTGGTGATGTGCTGCTTCCGTAAGAGCCCCTTCGAAGAGATGATGATGCGCACCCCGCATATCGCGCAGCGCCTTCTCGAGATGACCCTCGACGAGCTCGATGCCGCGCGCGAATGGATGCTGGTGCTCGGCCGCAAGACCGCGCGCGAGAAGATCGCCTCGCTGCTGTCGATCATTGCCCGTCGCGATGCCTCGATCAACATGCGCGACGTGAGCGCGCCCGGCGAGCGGATCACCTTCGACCTGCCGCTCACCCGCGAGGCCATGGCGGACTACCTCGGGCTGACGCTCGAGACGGTCAGCCGCCAGGTCTCGGCCCTGCGCAAGGACGGGGTGATCGAGCTCGAGGGCAAGCGCCACGTCACCATCCCCGACATGGACCGGTTGCTCGAAGAGGCGGGCGACGACGCGGACGGCGGCGTTTTCGCCTGA
- the ccoN gene encoding cytochrome-c oxidase, cbb3-type subunit I has translation MLNYIKLIVLGVVALFALIAANYARDVAYMVNALTIFLLAAGLFLWTLRNTDEPVPARVRELSYMDDVVRAGVIATAFWGVVGFAVGVFIATQLAFPALNFEWAQGFANFGRLRPLHTSAVIFAFGGNALICTSFYVVQRTSATRLWGGNLAWYVFWGYQLFIVLAATGYLLGATQSKEYAEPEWYVDWLLTVVWVAYLLVFVGTIIKRKEPHIYVANWFYLSFIITVAMLHIFNNLSIPVSIWGSKSVQLFSGVQDAMTQWWYGHNAVGFFLTAGFLGMMYYFVPKQAERPVFSYKLSIVHFWALIFLYIWAGPHHLHYTALPDWASTLGMVFSIILWMPSWGGMINGLMTLSGAWDKLRTDPIMRMLVISIGFYGMSTFEGPMMSIRAVNSLSHYTDWTIGHVHSGALGWNGMITFGALYFLTPKLWNRERLYSLSLVSWHFWLATIGIVLYAASMWVTGIMEGLMWREVDANGFLVNSFADTVSAKFPMYVVRALGGGLYIAGAIIMCYNLWMTVKRAPAVEAETATAHATPAE, from the coding sequence ATGCTGAATTATATCAAGCTCATCGTGCTGGGGGTTGTCGCGCTCTTCGCGCTGATCGCTGCCAACTACGCACGAGACGTGGCTTACATGGTCAATGCGCTGACCATCTTCCTCCTCGCGGCGGGTCTGTTCCTCTGGACCCTCCGCAATACCGACGAGCCGGTGCCCGCCCGGGTGCGAGAGCTGAGCTACATGGACGATGTGGTGCGCGCCGGCGTCATTGCAACCGCCTTCTGGGGCGTGGTGGGATTCGCGGTCGGCGTGTTCATCGCCACCCAGCTGGCCTTTCCGGCGCTCAACTTCGAATGGGCGCAGGGCTTTGCCAACTTCGGACGGCTGCGGCCGCTGCACACCTCGGCGGTGATTTTCGCCTTTGGCGGCAACGCGCTGATCTGTACATCGTTCTACGTCGTCCAGCGCACCTCGGCGACCCGCCTCTGGGGCGGCAACCTCGCCTGGTACGTCTTCTGGGGCTACCAGCTTTTCATCGTGCTGGCCGCGACCGGCTACCTGCTGGGCGCCACCCAGTCGAAGGAATACGCCGAGCCCGAATGGTACGTCGACTGGCTGCTGACCGTGGTCTGGGTCGCCTACCTGCTGGTCTTCGTCGGCACGATCATCAAGCGCAAGGAACCGCACATCTACGTGGCGAACTGGTTCTACCTGAGCTTCATCATCACCGTCGCCATGCTGCACATCTTCAACAACCTCAGCATCCCCGTATCGATCTGGGGCTCGAAGTCGGTGCAGCTGTTCTCGGGCGTGCAGGACGCGATGACGCAATGGTGGTATGGCCACAACGCCGTGGGCTTCTTCCTGACCGCCGGCTTCCTGGGGATGATGTACTACTTCGTGCCCAAGCAGGCCGAGCGCCCGGTGTTCTCCTACAAGCTGTCGATCGTGCACTTCTGGGCGCTGATCTTCCTCTACATCTGGGCCGGTCCGCACCACCTGCACTACACCGCCCTGCCCGACTGGGCCTCGACCCTTGGCATGGTGTTCTCGATCATCCTGTGGATGCCCAGCTGGGGCGGCATGATCAACGGCCTGATGACCCTCTCGGGAGCCTGGGACAAGCTGCGCACCGACCCGATCATGCGGATGCTGGTGATCTCGATCGGCTTCTACGGCATGTCGACCTTCGAAGGCCCGATGATGTCGATCCGCGCGGTGAACTCGCTGTCGCACTACACCGACTGGACCATTGGCCACGTGCACTCCGGCGCGCTTGGCTGGAACGGCATGATCACCTTCGGCGCGCTCTACTTCCTGACGCCGAAACTGTGGAACCGTGAGCGTCTTTACAGCCTGAGCCTCGTCTCCTGGCACTTCTGGCTCGCCACCATCGGCATCGTGCTCTACGCCGCCTCGATGTGGGTCACGGGCATCATGGAAGGCCTGATGTGGCGCGAGGTGGATGCCAACGGCTTCCTCGTCAACAGCTTCGCCGACACCGTGTCCGCCAAGTTCCCGATGTACGTGGTGCGTGCCCTCGGCGGCGGCCTCTACATCGCTGGTGCGATTATCATGTGCTACAACCTGTGGATGACCGTGAAACGGGCTCCGGCTGTCGAAGCCGAGACCGCCACGGCGCATGCCACTCCGGCCGAATAA
- a CDS encoding SH3 domain-containing protein translates to MRATIGTVMMRGAAALALAATLGGCAANPGWGGRYEVHGVEEGDMLKLRGGPGTGFDVIIGLPNGTVLRVYDCTQTGGTRWCEAALDRAPETRGYVSWAYLREH, encoded by the coding sequence ATGCGCGCAACGATCGGGACCGTGATGATGAGAGGCGCGGCAGCGCTCGCCCTTGCGGCAACATTGGGCGGATGTGCCGCCAATCCCGGCTGGGGCGGGCGCTACGAGGTTCATGGCGTCGAAGAGGGCGACATGCTCAAGCTGCGCGGCGGGCCGGGCACCGGTTTCGACGTGATCATCGGCCTGCCGAACGGCACCGTCCTTCGGGTCTACGACTGCACCCAGACCGGCGGCACCCGCTGGTGCGAGGCCGCCCTCGATCGGGCGCCGGAGACACGGGGCTACGTCTCATGGGCCTACCTGCGCGAGCACTGA
- a CDS encoding DUF1428 domain-containing protein: MTHVWGFLTPVPQENKAAYLEAARKSWDLFKEYGALSLHECWEAEVPEGKLTSFPMAVKREEGEAVVFSWMIWPDKETADRCGASFETDERWKATMDMPFDGKRMIYGSFDPLFEA, translated from the coding sequence ATGACGCATGTTTGGGGGTTTCTGACGCCCGTGCCGCAGGAAAACAAGGCAGCCTATTTGGAGGCGGCCCGTAAATCCTGGGATTTATTCAAGGAATACGGGGCCTTGTCGCTACACGAATGCTGGGAGGCCGAAGTGCCCGAGGGCAAGCTGACCTCCTTTCCCATGGCGGTGAAGCGCGAGGAGGGAGAGGCCGTGGTGTTCAGCTGGATGATCTGGCCCGACAAGGAGACCGCCGACCGCTGCGGCGCCTCCTTCGAGACCGATGAACGCTGGAAGGCGACCATGGACATGCCCTTTGACGGCAAGCGGATGATCTACGGAAGCTTCGATCCGCTGTTCGAGGCCTGA
- a CDS encoding cbb3-type cytochrome c oxidase subunit 3 — MDTYSGLRHFADSWGLLLMFLFFVGMIVWIFRPGARRNHDDAASIPLRNDTAPAAPDAPEKPAHK, encoded by the coding sequence ATGGACACCTATTCCGGCCTCCGCCACTTCGCGGACAGCTGGGGGCTGCTGCTGATGTTCCTGTTCTTCGTGGGGATGATCGTCTGGATCTTCCGCCCCGGGGCCAGGCGCAATCACGATGACGCCGCCAGCATCCCGCTTCGCAACGACACCGCCCCGGCCGCGCCCGACGCGCCCGAAAAACCCGCGCACAAGTGA
- a CDS encoding ABC transporter permease, giving the protein MSYEPDPRFDDSAPLRPQPEPGIPVVPQPKPGRFALSPLNQRRWRNFKRNRRAFWSLWIFMVLFGLSLFAEFIANDKPILVSYRGELRMPIFNFYPETAFGGDFRTEAAYRDPEVKCLIRTGGIEACFDDPEGLIETVEAGGTPEGDFVKGWSIWPPIPYTFNTPVDRPGAAPLPPNGQNLLGTDDTKRDVLARVIYGFRLSILFTLVVTIVSSIIGVVAGALQGFFGGWLDLIFQRLIEIWSATPSLYVIIILFAILGRSFWLLVFLTVLFGWTALVGVVRAEFLRARNLEYVRAAKALGVSNWTIMFRHMLPNAMVATLTMLPFIVTGTISTLAGLDFLGFGLPSSAPSLGELTLQAKQNLQAPWLAFTAFTVFALMLSLLVFIFEGVRDAFDPRKTFS; this is encoded by the coding sequence ATGAGCTACGAGCCTGATCCCCGCTTCGACGACTCCGCGCCGCTCCGCCCGCAGCCCGAGCCCGGCATTCCCGTCGTCCCGCAGCCGAAACCCGGTCGCTTCGCGCTGTCGCCGCTGAACCAGCGCCGCTGGCGCAACTTCAAGCGCAACCGCCGCGCCTTCTGGTCGCTGTGGATCTTCATGGTGCTCTTCGGCCTGTCACTGTTCGCCGAGTTCATCGCCAACGACAAGCCGATCCTCGTCAGCTACCGCGGCGAGCTGCGCATGCCGATCTTCAACTTCTACCCCGAAACCGCCTTTGGCGGCGACTTCCGGACCGAAGCCGCCTACCGCGATCCCGAGGTAAAGTGCCTCATCCGCACCGGCGGCATCGAGGCATGTTTCGACGACCCCGAAGGGCTGATCGAGACGGTGGAGGCGGGCGGCACCCCCGAGGGCGATTTCGTCAAGGGATGGAGCATCTGGCCGCCCATTCCCTACACGTTCAACACCCCGGTCGACCGTCCCGGCGCGGCGCCCCTGCCGCCGAATGGGCAGAACCTGCTCGGCACCGACGACACCAAGCGCGACGTGCTGGCGCGGGTGATCTACGGCTTCCGCCTGTCGATCCTCTTCACGCTGGTGGTCACGATCGTCTCGTCGATCATCGGCGTCGTCGCCGGGGCATTGCAGGGCTTCTTCGGCGGTTGGCTCGACCTCATCTTCCAGCGGCTGATCGAGATATGGTCCGCGACCCCGTCGCTTTACGTGATCATCATCCTCTTCGCCATTCTGGGCCGAAGTTTCTGGCTGCTGGTTTTCCTGACGGTGCTCTTCGGCTGGACGGCACTCGTCGGCGTGGTGCGGGCAGAGTTCCTGCGCGCGCGCAACCTCGAGTACGTGCGCGCCGCCAAGGCGCTCGGCGTCAGCAACTGGACCATCATGTTCCGCCACATGCTGCCCAACGCCATGGTCGCGACGCTGACCATGCTGCCCTTCATTGTGACCGGCACGATCAGCACTCTCGCCGGCCTCGACTTCCTCGGCTTCGGCCTGCCCTCCTCGGCGCCCTCGCTGGGCGAGCTGACATTGCAGGCCAAGCAGAACCTGCAGGCGCCGTGGCTGGCCTTCACCGCCTTCACCGTCTTTGCCCTGATGCTGTCGCTGCTGGTCTTCATCTTCGAAGGCGTACGCGACGCGTTTGACCCCAGAAAGACCTTCTCATGA
- the ccoP gene encoding cytochrome-c oxidase, cbb3-type subunit III: MSDKKDTRRDDLDYETTGHSWDGIEEYNKPLPRWWLMVFYATIIWGVGYTIAYPAWPGVRSATAGLLGYSTRGAVAEEIAAQEAKLAPINEQLASVELNSIAGDPELGGYAQNAGAAVFRTWCAQCHGSGAAGAKGYPNLLDDDWLWGGSIEEIHTTITHGIRNEDDPDARYSEMPAFGRDGLLEREQIAAVSNYVMTLSGEEPQDASLVDEGATVFADNCAACHGEDGTGDRMQGAPNLTDAIWLYGGDYATIHETVTNARFGVMPNWNARLSEAEIRAVATYVHGLGGGEASE; encoded by the coding sequence ATGAGCGACAAGAAAGACACCCGCAGAGACGATCTCGACTACGAGACCACCGGCCATTCCTGGGACGGTATCGAGGAGTACAACAAGCCGCTGCCGCGCTGGTGGCTGATGGTCTTCTACGCGACCATCATCTGGGGCGTGGGCTACACCATCGCCTATCCCGCCTGGCCGGGCGTGCGTTCGGCCACCGCGGGGCTGCTCGGCTACTCGACCCGCGGCGCCGTGGCCGAGGAGATCGCCGCGCAGGAGGCCAAGCTCGCCCCGATCAACGAGCAGCTCGCCTCGGTCGAGCTGAACTCGATCGCGGGCGACCCCGAGCTGGGCGGCTACGCGCAGAACGCCGGGGCCGCGGTCTTCCGCACCTGGTGCGCGCAGTGCCACGGCTCGGGTGCGGCGGGGGCCAAGGGCTATCCCAACCTCCTCGACGACGACTGGCTCTGGGGCGGCTCGATCGAGGAGATCCACACCACGATCACCCATGGCATCCGCAACGAGGACGACCCCGATGCGCGCTACTCGGAAATGCCCGCCTTCGGGCGTGACGGGCTGCTCGAACGCGAGCAGATCGCCGCGGTCAGCAACTACGTGATGACGCTGTCGGGCGAAGAGCCCCAGGACGCTTCGCTCGTCGACGAGGGCGCCACGGTCTTTGCGGACAATTGCGCGGCCTGCCATGGCGAGGACGGCACCGGCGACCGGATGCAGGGCGCGCCGAACCTGACCGACGCGATCTGGCTCTACGGCGGCGACTACGCGACGATCCACGAGACCGTCACCAACGCCCGCTTCGGCGTCATGCCGAACTGGAACGCCCGTCTGTCGGAAGCGGAAATCCGCGCCGTGGCCACCTATGTGCACGGGCTTGGCGGCGGCGAAGCCTCCGAGTAG
- a CDS encoding MarR family winged helix-turn-helix transcriptional regulator, with product MSETTPSLPYETTLEVRDRCLCFRAQRAARALGRRFDVALKPVGLTNGQFSILMSLNRPEPPRISDLAPFLAMDRTTLTAALKVLERRGLVESTADAEDKRGKRLRLSPRGHEVLHAAMPIWRREHDAVDTALGDMDLETLKAALMALGEI from the coding sequence ATGAGCGAGACAACGCCATCCCTGCCCTATGAGACCACCCTCGAGGTCCGCGACCGCTGCCTGTGCTTCCGCGCGCAGCGGGCGGCACGCGCGCTTGGCCGACGCTTCGACGTCGCGCTGAAACCCGTGGGGCTGACCAACGGGCAGTTCTCGATCCTGATGTCGCTGAACCGCCCCGAGCCGCCGCGCATCTCGGATCTGGCGCCCTTCCTGGCCATGGACCGCACCACGCTGACCGCGGCGCTCAAGGTGCTCGAGCGGCGCGGGCTGGTCGAAAGCACCGCCGATGCCGAGGACAAGCGCGGCAAGCGGCTGCGCCTGTCCCCGCGGGGACACGAGGTGCTGCACGCGGCGATGCCGATCTGGCGCCGCGAGCACGATGCCGTGGACACGGCGCTCGGGGATATGGACCTCGAGACGCTGAAGGCGGCGCTGATGGCACTGGGCGAGATCTGA
- a CDS encoding ABC transporter ATP-binding protein: protein MSANILEVRDLKVSFTQDGTRSLAVKGVSFDIPRGETVALVGESGSGKSVTALSTVSLLGDAAHVEGSVRYNDQEMIGADLQRLRKVRGNDISFIFQEPMTSLNPLHTLEKQLGESLALHQGLTGDKARARILDLLNKVGIRDPESRLSAYPHQLSGGQRQRVMIAMALANGPDLLIADEPTTALDVTIQAQILELLADLKQAESMSLLFITHDLNIVRKIADRVCVMKNGEIVEHGPTAELFANPKHPYTLKLISAESTGTPDPVEPDAKEIARADNLKIWFPIQKGFLKKTVGYVKAVNDASFSVRAGETVGIVGESGSGKTTLALAIMRLIQSQGGITFDGRDVRDLSTRQLRKLRSEMQIVFQDPFGSLSPRMTCEQIIAEGLGVHGSPDGRPAKEVVAAIMTEVGLDPATMHRYPHEFSGGQRQRIAIARAMVLRPKLVVLDEPTSALDMTVQVQIVELLRALQRKYDLAYLFISHDLKVVRAMSHKVIVMKQGDVVEMGDAEEIFAAPKTDYTQTLFAAAFELAG, encoded by the coding sequence ATGAGCGCCAATATCCTCGAGGTCCGCGACCTGAAGGTCAGCTTCACGCAGGACGGCACGCGCAGCCTTGCGGTCAAGGGCGTCAGCTTCGACATCCCGCGCGGCGAGACCGTGGCGCTGGTCGGCGAGTCGGGCTCGGGCAAGTCGGTGACCGCGCTCTCGACCGTCTCGCTGCTGGGCGATGCCGCACATGTCGAAGGCTCGGTCCGCTACAACGATCAGGAGATGATCGGCGCCGACCTGCAGCGCCTGCGCAAGGTGCGCGGCAACGACATCAGCTTCATCTTCCAGGAGCCGATGACCTCGCTCAACCCGCTGCACACGCTGGAAAAGCAGCTCGGCGAGAGCCTCGCGCTGCATCAGGGGCTGACCGGTGACAAGGCCCGCGCGCGCATCCTCGATCTGCTGAACAAGGTCGGCATCCGCGACCCCGAAAGCCGTCTGTCGGCTTATCCTCACCAGCTTTCGGGCGGGCAACGGCAGCGGGTGATGATCGCCATGGCGCTGGCCAACGGGCCGGACCTGCTGATCGCGGATGAGCCCACCACCGCGCTCGACGTGACCATCCAGGCGCAGATCCTCGAGCTTCTGGCCGATCTCAAGCAGGCCGAGAGCATGAGCCTGCTGTTCATCACCCACGACCTCAACATCGTGCGCAAGATCGCCGACCGGGTCTGCGTGATGAAGAACGGCGAGATCGTCGAGCATGGCCCCACCGCCGAGCTTTTCGCCAACCCGAAGCATCCCTACACGCTGAAGCTGATCTCGGCCGAGAGCACCGGGACACCTGATCCGGTTGAGCCGGATGCGAAAGAGATCGCCCGCGCCGACAATCTGAAGATATGGTTTCCCATTCAGAAAGGGTTCCTGAAGAAGACCGTCGGCTACGTGAAGGCGGTCAACGACGCGTCCTTTTCGGTGCGCGCGGGCGAGACCGTGGGCATTGTCGGCGAATCCGGATCGGGCAAGACCACGTTGGCTCTGGCGATCATGCGGCTGATCCAGTCACAGGGAGGCATCACCTTCGACGGGCGCGACGTGCGCGACCTGTCGACCCGGCAGCTGCGCAAGCTGCGCTCCGAGATGCAGATCGTCTTCCAGGACCCCTTCGGCTCGCTCAGCCCGCGGATGACCTGCGAGCAGATCATCGCCGAGGGTCTTGGCGTGCATGGCTCCCCCGACGGGCGCCCCGCGAAAGAGGTGGTGGCAGCGATCATGACCGAGGTGGGTCTCGACCCGGCCACGATGCACCGCTACCCGCATGAATTCTCGGGGGGTCAACGCCAGCGCATCGCCATCGCCCGCGCCATGGTGCTGCGGCCCAAGCTGGTGGTGTTGGACGAGCCGACCTCGGCGCTCGACATGACGGTGCAGGTGCAGATCGTCGAGCTGCTGCGCGCGCTGCAGCGCAAGTACGACCTCGCCTACCTCTTCATCAGCCACGACCTCAAGGTGGTGCGCGCGATGAGCCACAAGGTCATCGTGATGAAGCAGGGCGACGTGGTGGAGATGGGCGACGCGGAAGAGATCTTTGCCGCGCCCAAGACCGACTACACGCAGACACTCTTCGCCGCGGCCTTCGAGCTGGCGGGATAA